The DNA window GCCAAAGCCCCTCTAGATTCAGCATCGAGCGTTGACTTGGCTTGATACCATTGTTTAATTGTTCTAATGAATTTATATTTTTGAGAACAGTTGCTTCAGTAATACCATCACTGGTTAGTAATAGAGTTTCTCCAGAAGTGAGAAACAATTGCCCGAAGCCTGCTTGCCACTTAGGTAAAATTCCCAAAGGAATACCACGAATCTTGAGGTAATTAGGGTTTTGGGTTAAGGTTTTGCGAGACCATAGTAGAGGGTATATATGCCCAGCATTTGCATAAACTAATTCCCTAGTGACAGGAGTATATCGAGCTAGGAAGAGGGTAATAAAATAATTGTTACTAATTAAATCTTCAGCTAGGGCATGGTTGAGATTTTCCATCACTGCATTCGGCATTGCTGGCGTTTGTTGAGATAATTCGCGGCGCAATACCGAAATGACACTCGCCATAAATAAAGCAGCTGGCACACCTTTACCAGAAACATCACCCACTGCTATCCACAAATCACCTTGGGGGTGAACAAATACTTCAAAAAAATCTCCTCCCACTTCACGAGCGGGATAACAACAAGCTTGTACCTTTGCACCTTGAATCTCAGGTAAACTTTGACGCAGCAGGTTGTTTTGAATTTGACGAGCAACCTCCAACTCTGCCCGAATCTGTTCTTGTTTTTCCTGAAGCCTCTGGTAGAGTTTGGCTTGAGACAGAGCTAAAGCTGCTTGTTCGGCAACTCCTGCTACAAGCTCAATATCTTCATCTTGCCAAGGGCGATCGCGTTCCCACTCAAACAGAGCAATCACTGCAAGTAGATGTTGCTGGTAAGTAAGTGGTACTGCTAGCTGGTAACAAAGCCCATGTTCATGAGTAGATTGATTTTGTTGGTAATGATGGCTTTCTAGAACTTTTTCAATTAAATGATTAGAACTGAGCGAGTTACATAAAGGAGTTTTGGAACTAAGATAAGAAAACTCAGCAGATGTCAGACAATTATTTTCTATTGGCCTAAGTAAACAATAGCTAGTTTCAAAAGTTTGGCCAATGATAGCAACAATCTTTTGCAGCATACTGGAGTAGTCTAATGACTCTTGAATTGCTGTTGTCACTGCATTAAATAAAGATTCTCGCCGCAAAGCACGACTTAACTCTTGAGTGCGTTTTTTGACTACGCGATATGTATCTACTGCTTGCTGAACAATTATCCGTAACTGCTCTGGTTTCCAAGGTTTGGTGATATATTTGAAAACTTGACCAGAATTAATCGCATCTACCAAATCTTCAACATCGGTAAATCCCGTTAGTAAAATGCGAATCGTATCAGGAAAGCGCTCCACTGTCAGCCTCAAAAACTCTGTACCATTCATGTTTGGCATTCTTTGGTCAGAGATGATTATGGCCATTTCGCCTTCTTGATTTAGAATTTCAAAAGCACTCAGAGCATTACTTGCTTTATATACTTGAAAATCTCGTCTAAAAGTGCGGTAGAGCAACTCTAAGTTATCCGGCTCGTCATCTACCACCATAAGTTTAAGTTTTGCTACATCTGTCTCGGTCATAGGTGGCTTTCATTTCCGGATACTTAAATAGCAAATTTGTGTAATTTAAATTACATTTGACCATCAATAAACAGCTAGATAGATCTAATTCAAAATAACCGATTCTTTTTTAACACATATTTTGCTTACAGTGATAAATTTACGTATATTTTCCTCAACAGTGACCACACCATAAATCCAATCTATCCAACTAATCCAGAGCGCAATGCCCGGACTGCTGCTTGAGTACGATCATCGGCACATAGCTTGTTTAAAATATTACGAACATGAGTTTTGACTGTGCCAACTGTGATGTAAAGCCTTTCCGCAATTACAGCGTTGCTGCAACCTTCAACAATCAATTGCAATACTTCTAATTCCCTTTCTGTAAGAGTATAGGGATCGATCATCTCTTCATTATTTTCTACTGCTTCCGAACTTGGAGCAGTCGTTGTTGTGGTTTTAGAATCTGTTGCTAATACTTCTGGCTTGTGTTGATTTTGTCGAGCCTGTTGCAAAACAATGCGAGCGATCGCTGGATCGATCCAGGCATTACCGTTGTAAGTTACGCGCACAGCTTCCAGCAAATTATCAAACTTGATATCTTTCATGCAGTAAGAATCTGCACCGGCAGCAAAAGCTGCTAGTACTGCCTCTTTATTATCTCGTAGCGTCAAAATCAAAACCTTCGTTGATGATTCTTCCCCTGTCAGGAAAGATTTTACCTCTCGCGTCAGTTCTATACCATCTTTATCTGGTAAACCAATATCTATAATTGCAATGTCAGGTTGTAACATTTTTAACAACCTAAGCCCATCCGCAGCGTTGGCAGCTTCTCCTACAACTTCAATTTCATCCTTTTGCTGTAGTGCTGTTCTAATACCTACACGAGTAAGGTCATGGTCTTCAATTAGTGCCACACGAATTTTGCTCATTGTTTATTTCTGCCCGTCGTACTCTTCACTGTAAAATTGAGTTTACTAAAAAGTTTTAGGATGTGTAGTTTAAAGATATTGGGTTCTTTGTAAAAAAGATATAGGGGGTGTTTGAGAAATAACATCATCCTTGGTCTTACTGTCAGTGATAGAGATCACTGTCCGAGTATGATTTTTTATCTACACAATGCCCCATATCAATAGATTTATTCTGCGTTTTATGAAATTAATGAACTCACAATGCAAAATAACATAAGCTCTATCCAATATACTGCTGGGCAGGGGATAGTAAATAGATCCTGCTTTCTATATACTTTGACGCCTTATGCCCTCTATCCTTTTTGAATACTTTATATTTTAATCTGAATATGTTTACTAATTCTTTGTGTTTTTTTTAACTAAAAAATGTTTAATATTTTCAGTATACTGAAGCAATAATCTATTTATAATCTATGTTCAACATAGACAGCTTATAGATTTATGCATTTTTATAGAGTATTTTTTTATGCTAGAATTTAAATAAATAAGATTATTTAAAAAAATTTGTTAAACTATCGTTCAATAAACTTTATGGTGTGAGGCTACTAAAGAATAGGCTATGTCTAAACCGCCTAAAGTATTTTCAGTGTTAGGGCTACCAGTTCATGTCATGACTGATTATCCAGGCTGGCTGCTAGAACGCCTGCAAAAAGGAATGGGAACTCATGTAGTAACCCTGAATGCAGAAATGACTATGCAGGCAGAGCAAAATCCATCCCTAGCTCAAGCAATCAAAAACGCGGAGCTAGTAATTCCAGATGGAGCAGGGGTAGTTCTATTTTTGCAGTGGCTGCGGCGGCAACAAGTGCAACGCACTCCAGGAATTGAACTTGCAGAAACGTTACTGCGAGAAATTGGAAAACAACGAACAGATGCAAAAGTATTTTTCTATGGTGGAGCACCTGGAGTAGCTGCCAAGGCAGCAGAGTATTGGCAGGCTCAAATCCCTAGCTTATTTGTAGCAGGTACTCATTCAGGTTTCCATTCTCAGGTAGAAGTCGAACAATTGCGACAAACTCTTTTCCAAATTCAACCACAAGTGATTTTTGTGGGCTTGGGTGTGCCACGTCAAGAATTATGGATCGCCGAGAACCGTCATTTGTGTCCCCAGGCAATTTGGGTAGGAGTTGGTGGTAGTTTTGATATTTGGTCTGGTACAAAAAATCGTGCTCCAGCTTGGTTGGGAAATAATCATTTGGAATGGTTGTATCGTCTGTATAAAGAGCCTTGGCGCTGGCGGCGGATGTTAGCTTTACCCAAGTTTGCTCTGAAATCTTTAGTTTATGGT is part of the Chlorogloeopsis sp. ULAP01 genome and encodes:
- a CDS encoding SpoIIE family protein phosphatase; amino-acid sequence: MTETDVAKLKLMVVDDEPDNLELLYRTFRRDFQVYKASNALSAFEILNQEGEMAIIISDQRMPNMNGTEFLRLTVERFPDTIRILLTGFTDVEDLVDAINSGQVFKYITKPWKPEQLRIIVQQAVDTYRVVKKRTQELSRALRRESLFNAVTTAIQESLDYSSMLQKIVAIIGQTFETSYCLLRPIENNCLTSAEFSYLSSKTPLCNSLSSNHLIEKVLESHHYQQNQSTHEHGLCYQLAVPLTYQQHLLAVIALFEWERDRPWQDEDIELVAGVAEQAALALSQAKLYQRLQEKQEQIRAELEVARQIQNNLLRQSLPEIQGAKVQACCYPAREVGGDFFEVFVHPQGDLWIAVGDVSGKGVPAALFMASVISVLRRELSQQTPAMPNAVMENLNHALAEDLISNNYFITLFLARYTPVTRELVYANAGHIYPLLWSRKTLTQNPNYLKIRGIPLGILPKWQAGFGQLFLTSGETLLLTSDGITEATVLKNINSLEQLNNGIKPSQRSMLNLEGLWQLLQQETQPLSLNSLLARIQADNHIQEDDQTILSLEVL
- a CDS encoding response regulator transcription factor; translated protein: MSKIRVALIEDHDLTRVGIRTALQQKDEIEVVGEAANAADGLRLLKMLQPDIAIIDIGLPDKDGIELTREVKSFLTGEESSTKVLILTLRDNKEAVLAAFAAGADSYCMKDIKFDNLLEAVRVTYNGNAWIDPAIARIVLQQARQNQHKPEVLATDSKTTTTTAPSSEAVENNEEMIDPYTLTERELEVLQLIVEGCSNAVIAERLYITVGTVKTHVRNILNKLCADDRTQAAVRALRSGLVG
- a CDS encoding WecB/TagA/CpsF family glycosyltransferase, with product MSKPPKVFSVLGLPVHVMTDYPGWLLERLQKGMGTHVVTLNAEMTMQAEQNPSLAQAIKNAELVIPDGAGVVLFLQWLRRQQVQRTPGIELAETLLREIGKQRTDAKVFFYGGAPGVAAKAAEYWQAQIPSLFVAGTHSGFHSQVEVEQLRQTLFQIQPQVIFVGLGVPRQELWIAENRHLCPQAIWVGVGGSFDIWSGTKNRAPAWLGNNHLEWLYRLYKEPWRWRRMLALPKFALKSLVYGLTAKEVIS